The following are from one region of the Variovorax sp. V213 genome:
- a CDS encoding sulfate ABC transporter substrate-binding protein, whose protein sequence is MSLRRDFIKLSLGAGVAGAMALTALPSFAQGAAPVTLLNVSYDPTRELYVDYNRAFAKYWKAKTGQDVSIKQSHGGSGKQARSIIDGIDADVATLALGGDIDALVTHGGVVKADWQKRLPQNSAPYTSTIVFLVKKGNPKGLKDWDDLVKPGVQVITPNPKTSGGARWNYLAAWEFAKRKYGSDAKAKEYIGSLFKNVPVLDTGARGSTITFVQRGVGDVLLAWENEAFLALKEFGAEKFEIVVPSISILAEPTVAVVDKVVDKKGTRAVAEEYLKYLYSDEGQDIAGRNFYRPTSEKAKAKYDKQFPKLTLVTIDQAFGGWAKADKAHFADGGSFDQIYTK, encoded by the coding sequence ATGAGCCTTCGCCGCGACTTTATCAAGCTTTCCCTGGGGGCCGGCGTGGCCGGTGCCATGGCCCTGACGGCATTGCCGTCGTTTGCGCAGGGCGCCGCACCCGTGACGCTGCTCAACGTGTCCTACGACCCGACGCGCGAGCTCTACGTCGACTACAACCGCGCCTTCGCGAAATACTGGAAGGCCAAGACCGGCCAGGACGTGAGCATCAAGCAGTCGCACGGCGGCTCGGGCAAGCAGGCCCGTTCGATCATCGACGGCATCGATGCCGACGTGGCCACGCTGGCGCTGGGCGGCGACATCGATGCGCTGGTCACGCACGGCGGCGTGGTCAAGGCCGACTGGCAGAAGCGCCTGCCGCAGAACTCGGCCCCCTACACCTCGACCATCGTGTTCCTGGTGAAGAAGGGCAACCCCAAGGGCCTGAAGGACTGGGACGACCTGGTCAAGCCCGGTGTGCAGGTGATCACGCCCAACCCCAAGACCTCGGGCGGCGCCCGCTGGAACTACCTGGCCGCCTGGGAGTTCGCCAAGCGCAAGTACGGCAGCGACGCCAAGGCCAAGGAATACATCGGCAGCCTGTTCAAGAACGTGCCTGTGCTGGACACCGGCGCGCGCGGCTCGACCATCACCTTCGTGCAGCGCGGCGTTGGCGACGTGCTGCTGGCCTGGGAGAACGAAGCCTTCCTGGCGCTGAAGGAATTCGGCGCCGAGAAGTTCGAGATTGTGGTGCCGTCCATTTCCATCCTGGCCGAGCCCACGGTGGCGGTGGTCGACAAGGTGGTCGACAAGAAGGGCACCCGTGCCGTGGCCGAGGAATACCTCAAGTACCTGTATTCCGACGAAGGCCAGGACATTGCGGGTCGCAACTTCTACCGCCCGACCTCGGAAAAGGCCAAGGCCAAGTACGACAAGCAGTTTCCCAAGCTGACGCTGGTGACCATCGACCAGGCCTTCGGTGGCTGGGCGAAGGCCGACAAGGCGCACTTCGCGGACGGCGGCTCGTTCGACCAGATCTACACGAAGTAG
- a CDS encoding oxidative damage protection protein produces MARMVQCIKLGKEAEGLDFPPYPGELGKRLWENVSKEAWAAWLKQQTMLVNENRLNLADLRARQYLARQMEKHFFGEGADVAQGYVPPSN; encoded by the coding sequence ATGGCACGCATGGTTCAGTGCATCAAGCTCGGCAAAGAGGCCGAGGGGCTCGACTTCCCGCCCTATCCCGGGGAACTGGGCAAGCGCCTGTGGGAGAACGTCAGCAAGGAAGCCTGGGCCGCCTGGCTCAAGCAGCAGACCATGCTGGTGAATGAAAACCGGCTGAATCTGGCCGATCTGCGCGCCCGCCAGTACCTGGCACGGCAAATGGAAAAGCACTTCTTCGGTGAAGGCGCCGACGTCGCCCAGGGCTACGTTCCCCCCTCAAACTGA
- the mnmC gene encoding FAD-dependent 5-carboxymethylaminomethyl-2-thiouridine(34) oxidoreductase MnmC, which produces MAAEPVAWRADGVPYSERFDDIYHTETGALAQSRHVFMGGCGLPEAWRGQPQWRILETGFGLGLNFLTTWQAWRADASRPRLLHFVSVEAHPVGPEDLLRAAEAYPELASLAKKLAAQWQGLLPGFHRLAFDEGRVLLTLCIGDVQAMLRAQRFEADSIFLDGFSPQQNPAMWSPDTLKAVSRFARQGTGLATWTYARSVRDALSQNGFQLERRPGLPPKRDCLAGVFAPSWTVRRRGPAPAHVEVPGRCAVIGAGLAGAAVAASLARRGWQVTVLDAADRPATGASGLPVGVMAPHVSPDDALLSRLTRAGIRATWLELERLLQQGRDWRASGVLERRPEGDTRVPAGWGDSGPNESWPASTARLAEAGLPADTPALWHARAGWVRPSRLIQAWLREPGIEFRGTAAVERLSRGAAGWQLFDAAGHLLAEADRIVVAAGFESGRFAPGLPLQPVRGQVAWGRVPDDLALPATPLNGDGHLIAHVPEGEGALLWLAGATFDRDSTEPAPNDADAAANRERLKRLHPAAAAGLAASFDRGEVNAWVGVRCASGDRRPLVGPLDEDGLWACTALGSRGLSFAALCAELLAAQWHGEPLPLPANLAKALGTQRTQA; this is translated from the coding sequence TTGGCCGCCGAGCCCGTCGCCTGGCGCGCCGACGGCGTGCCGTACAGCGAGCGCTTCGACGACATCTACCACACCGAAACCGGGGCGCTGGCGCAGTCGCGCCACGTGTTCATGGGTGGCTGCGGCCTGCCCGAAGCCTGGCGCGGACAGCCGCAATGGCGGATTCTCGAAACCGGATTCGGCCTGGGCCTCAATTTCCTGACAACCTGGCAGGCCTGGCGTGCGGACGCCAGCCGGCCAAGGCTGCTGCATTTCGTCTCGGTCGAGGCGCATCCGGTCGGGCCTGAAGACCTGCTGCGGGCCGCCGAGGCGTACCCCGAGCTGGCGTCGTTGGCCAAGAAACTGGCCGCCCAGTGGCAGGGGCTGCTGCCGGGCTTTCACCGATTGGCCTTCGACGAGGGCCGGGTCTTGCTCACGCTGTGCATCGGCGATGTGCAGGCCATGCTGCGCGCGCAGCGCTTCGAGGCCGACAGCATCTTTCTCGACGGTTTCAGCCCGCAGCAGAATCCCGCGATGTGGTCGCCCGATACGCTGAAAGCCGTGTCGCGCTTTGCACGCCAGGGCACCGGCCTCGCCACCTGGACCTATGCCCGTTCCGTGCGGGACGCGCTCTCGCAGAACGGCTTTCAGCTCGAAAGGCGCCCCGGCCTGCCGCCCAAGCGCGACTGCCTCGCCGGCGTGTTCGCGCCTTCGTGGACGGTGCGCCGCCGCGGCCCCGCGCCCGCGCACGTGGAGGTTCCCGGGCGTTGCGCGGTCATCGGCGCCGGGCTGGCCGGCGCGGCCGTAGCCGCCAGCCTGGCACGGCGCGGATGGCAGGTGACGGTGCTCGATGCGGCCGATCGGCCTGCCACCGGCGCTTCGGGCCTGCCGGTCGGCGTGATGGCGCCGCACGTGTCGCCGGACGACGCCCTGCTGTCGCGGCTCACGCGTGCAGGCATCCGCGCGACCTGGCTCGAACTGGAACGCCTGCTGCAGCAAGGCCGTGATTGGCGCGCCAGCGGCGTGCTCGAACGCCGGCCCGAGGGCGACACGCGCGTCCCTGCCGGATGGGGTGACAGCGGCCCCAACGAGTCGTGGCCCGCCAGCACGGCGCGATTGGCGGAGGCAGGGCTGCCAGCCGATACGCCTGCGCTCTGGCACGCAAGGGCCGGATGGGTGCGTCCTTCCCGGTTGATCCAGGCGTGGCTGCGCGAACCCGGCATCGAGTTTCGCGGCACTGCCGCGGTCGAGCGCCTGTCGCGGGGCGCCGCAGGCTGGCAGCTGTTCGATGCCGCTGGCCACTTGCTGGCCGAAGCCGACCGCATCGTTGTTGCCGCGGGCTTCGAATCGGGGCGGTTCGCACCCGGGCTTCCATTGCAGCCGGTGCGCGGACAGGTCGCTTGGGGCCGCGTGCCGGACGATCTCGCGTTGCCAGCCACGCCGCTCAACGGCGACGGCCACCTGATCGCCCATGTGCCCGAAGGCGAAGGCGCCCTGCTCTGGCTCGCCGGCGCCACCTTCGACCGGGACAGCACCGAGCCCGCACCCAACGACGCCGATGCCGCGGCAAACCGCGAGCGCCTGAAGCGGCTGCACCCCGCTGCAGCCGCAGGGTTGGCCGCGAGCTTCGATCGCGGCGAGGTCAACGCCTGGGTCGGCGTGCGCTGCGCCTCGGGCGACCGCCGACCGCTGGTCGGCCCGCTGGACGAGGACGGCCTCTGGGCATGCACCGCCCTGGGCTCGCGCGGCCTCAGCTTCGCGGCCCTGTGCGCAGAGCTGCTGGCCGCGCAATGGCACGGCGAACCGCTGCCGCTGCCGGCCAACCTGGCCAAGGCGCTGGGCACGCAGCGGACGCAAGCGTAG
- a CDS encoding transglutaminase domain-containing protein: MAIQYDIIHTTVYRYRKPVTFGLHRVMFRPRDSHDLRVLATDLQVSPQSFTRLIQDPHSNSVALVQPMGEAMELRIVCSFTIEHVPAQQDQLALDPAAEFLPFAYTVQERLDLEHYLRPHHDDDAGGTLIRWAHQFLHTDQPNSTREVLARMNAHIGQSLEYKARDEEGTQTPLQTLALGSGSCRDYALLMMEAARRLGIATRFVSGYLYDAALDRAAQAPGESMTGAGTTHAWLQAYLPGIGWLAFDPTNNLMGSGQLIRVGVTRDPAQAAPISGSWYGDAEAYDGLEATVVVTRRKEG; the protein is encoded by the coding sequence ATGGCCATCCAATACGACATCATCCACACCACCGTCTACCGCTACAGGAAGCCGGTCACCTTCGGTCTGCACCGGGTGATGTTCCGCCCGCGCGACAGCCACGACCTGCGCGTGCTGGCCACCGACCTGCAGGTGAGCCCGCAGTCGTTCACGCGGCTGATCCAGGACCCGCATTCGAATTCGGTTGCGCTGGTGCAGCCCATGGGCGAGGCCATGGAGCTGCGCATCGTGTGCTCCTTCACCATCGAGCATGTGCCGGCGCAGCAGGACCAGCTTGCGCTCGACCCGGCGGCCGAGTTCCTGCCCTTTGCCTATACGGTACAGGAGCGCCTCGACCTGGAGCATTACCTGCGGCCGCATCACGACGACGATGCGGGTGGAACGCTGATCCGCTGGGCCCACCAGTTCCTGCACACCGACCAGCCCAACAGCACGCGCGAGGTGCTCGCGCGCATGAACGCGCACATCGGCCAGAGCCTCGAATACAAGGCGCGCGACGAGGAAGGCACGCAGACGCCGCTGCAGACACTGGCGCTCGGCAGCGGCAGCTGCCGCGACTACGCGCTCTTGATGATGGAAGCCGCGCGGCGCCTGGGCATCGCGACCCGGTTCGTCTCGGGCTACCTCTACGACGCCGCGCTCGACCGCGCGGCCCAGGCGCCCGGCGAATCGATGACCGGCGCCGGCACCACCCATGCCTGGCTGCAGGCCTATCTTCCGGGCATCGGCTGGCTCGCCTTCGACCCCACCAACAACCTCATGGGCAGCGGGCAGCTGATCCGCGTCGGCGTCACGCGCGACCCGGCCCAGGCCGCGCCGATCTCCGGCAGCTGGTATGGCGATGCCGAGGCCTACGACGGCCTCGAGGCCACCGTCGTGGTGACGCGGCGCAAGGAAGGCTGA